From Quercus lobata isolate SW786 chromosome 1, ValleyOak3.0 Primary Assembly, whole genome shotgun sequence, one genomic window encodes:
- the LOC115989290 gene encoding josephin-like protein, whose translation MATENSQIYHERQRLQFCLLHSLNNLFQQKDAFTRASLNEIAEKLVLDDPSKVSWTPLSVLFKPHYNAITGNYDINVLMVALEGKGKSVIWHDRRNGSSLINLDDDTLMGIVLNVSVIKYGGLWKSRHWITLKRIDGVWYNLDSDLVAPETYKDGEEVREFLDCIINHGGEVLLVMNDTQ comes from the exons ATGGCGACAGAGAATTCCCAAATCTATCATGAGAGGCAAAGATTACAGTTCTGCCTTTTGCACTCCCTCAACAATCTCTTTCAG CAAAAGGACGCGTTTACTCGAGCCAGCTTGAATGAAATTGCTGAGAAACTTGTTCTTGATGATCCAAGCAAGGTGAGCTGGACACCATTATCTGTGCTCTTTAAGCCTCATTATAATGCAATCACAGGAAATTATGACATAAATGTACTAATGGTGGCATTAGAAGGGAAAGGCAAGAGTGTAATTTGGCATGATCGGCGTAACGGATCATCTTTGATCAATCTCGATGATGATACTTTGATGGGTATTGTGCTTAATGTTTCGGTTATAAAGTATGGTGGGCTTTGGAAAAGTAGGCATTGGATTACGTTGAAAAGGATCGATGGGGTTTGGTATAATTTGGATAGTGATCTTGTTGCTCCTGAGACTTATAAAGATGGTGAAGAAGTTAGGGAATTCTTAGATTGCATCATCAATCATGGTGGGGAGGTTttgcttgtcatgaatgatacACAGTGA
- the LOC115952739 gene encoding uncharacterized protein LOC115952739: MASLTMAFAPAAGRVFAATAAKGAGGSKEEKGLLDWIIGGLQKEDQLLETDPILKKVEEKNGGTTSNGRKNSVAVPQKKKGGGFGGLFAKN, encoded by the coding sequence ATGGCTTCTCTAACAATGGCATTTGCTCCAGCAGCTGGAAGAGTGTTTGCCGCAACAGCAGCAAAGGGTGCTGGTGGAAGCAAAGAGGAGAAAGGGCTTCTTGACTGGATTATTGGAGGGTTACAGAAGGAGGACCAGCTTCTTGAGACTGATCCAATCCTCaagaaggtggaggagaagaatgGTGGCACCACCAGCAATGGGCGCAAGAACTCAGTGGCTGTCCCTCAGAAGAAGAAGGGTGGTGGCTTTGGAGGCCTTTTTGCCAAGAATTGA